One window of Mesorhizobium sp. PAMC28654 genomic DNA carries:
- a CDS encoding DUF899 domain-containing protein produces MSSNKVVSREDWFQAHKAHLGREKELTRFRERISSERRELPWLKIRKDYVFETEQGPKKLADLFGANSQLIVYHFMLGPGCNHHCEGCSFLADHIDGANQHLKHHDVSLVVVSRAPLAELLPYRQRMGWKFDWVSSYASDFNFDLQVSFTDKQIAAGDTTYNFETRPRTSKELPGTSVFYRDENRDIFLTFISRARGGESLIGTYDYLDMTPKGRNETGPYHGLMDWVRLHDEYCDRSETKGDCCD; encoded by the coding sequence ATGAGCAGCAACAAGGTCGTTTCACGCGAAGACTGGTTTCAGGCGCACAAGGCGCACCTGGGCCGAGAGAAGGAACTGACGCGGTTTCGCGAACGCATTTCGAGCGAGCGACGTGAACTGCCCTGGTTGAAGATCAGGAAGGACTATGTCTTCGAGACCGAGCAAGGGCCGAAGAAACTGGCTGATCTGTTTGGCGCCAACAGCCAGTTGATCGTTTATCACTTCATGCTCGGGCCGGGGTGCAACCATCATTGCGAGGGCTGTTCGTTCCTTGCCGACCATATCGACGGCGCCAACCAGCATCTCAAGCATCACGACGTGTCGCTGGTCGTGGTGTCGCGCGCGCCACTGGCCGAGCTTCTGCCCTACAGGCAGCGCATGGGCTGGAAATTCGACTGGGTATCGTCCTATGCCTCGGATTTCAACTTCGACCTGCAGGTCTCCTTCACCGACAAGCAGATCGCGGCCGGCGACACCACCTACAATTTCGAGACCCGTCCCCGAACATCGAAGGAGCTGCCCGGCACCAGTGTTTTCTATCGCGACGAGAACCGCGACATCTTCCTCACCTTCATATCGCGGGCCCGTGGCGGCGAGTCGCTGATCGGCACTTACGATTATCTCGACATGACGCCGAAGGGCCGCAACGAAACCGGCCCCTATCACGGCCTGATGGACTGGGTGCGGCTGCACGACGAGTATTGCGACAGATCGGAGACGAAGGGCGACTGCTGCGATTGA
- a CDS encoding ring-cleaving dioxygenase — MSLQLTGIHHLTAITANAAGNLHFYRNILGLRLVKKTVNQDDTSAYHLFYADGEATPGTDMTFFDWPVGPERRGTHSIVRTSLRVASRESLGWWKERLTGEGIVSGAVSDIGGYPSLDFEDPEGQRLRLVSDDGKGDSHAWAGSPVPVEHQIRGLGPIVISVPDITNTEAVVTDVMNMRKAREYASPDGKGHVHVFEMGDGGPAAELHVAVQPGLAPARQGAGAVHHVAFRAPDEKTLHQWTARLAEFRLPSSGEVERYYFRSLYFREPNGILFEIATDGPGFTADEPLETLGEKLALPPFLEPRRASIEAGLKPLK, encoded by the coding sequence ATGAGCCTGCAATTGACTGGAATCCATCATCTGACGGCGATCACCGCCAATGCCGCTGGAAACCTGCATTTCTACAGGAACATACTGGGCTTGCGCCTGGTCAAGAAGACCGTGAACCAGGACGATACGTCAGCCTATCATCTGTTCTATGCCGACGGGGAAGCGACGCCGGGTACCGACATGACCTTCTTCGACTGGCCTGTCGGACCGGAGCGGCGCGGTACCCACAGCATCGTCCGGACGAGCCTGCGGGTGGCCAGCCGCGAAAGCCTTGGCTGGTGGAAAGAGCGCCTGACCGGCGAGGGCATTGTGTCAGGAGCGGTCAGCGACATCGGCGGCTATCCTTCGCTGGATTTCGAAGATCCGGAGGGACAGCGCCTGCGTCTTGTCAGCGATGACGGCAAGGGTGACAGCCACGCGTGGGCCGGGAGCCCGGTTCCCGTAGAGCACCAGATACGTGGGCTCGGCCCGATCGTCATCAGCGTTCCCGACATCACCAACACCGAGGCGGTGGTGACTGATGTGATGAACATGCGCAAGGCGCGGGAATATGCCTCGCCGGACGGCAAGGGCCATGTTCATGTCTTCGAAATGGGTGATGGCGGTCCGGCGGCGGAACTTCATGTCGCGGTGCAGCCGGGTCTGGCTCCAGCACGGCAAGGCGCCGGTGCCGTGCATCACGTTGCCTTCAGGGCGCCAGACGAGAAAACGTTGCATCAGTGGACGGCCCGCCTAGCCGAATTCCGGCTGCCGTCAAGCGGCGAGGTCGAGCGCTACTATTTCCGCTCGCTCTATTTCCGCGAGCCGAACGGGATATTGTTCGAGATCGCCACCGACGGACCTGGGTTCACGGCCGACGAGCCGCTGGAGACACTCGGCGAAAAGCTCGCGCTGCCGCCGTTCCTCGAACCGAGACGCGCTTCGATCGAGGCCGGCCTCAAGCCGCTGAAATAG
- a CDS encoding VOC family protein: MAVIPSKASAWFEIPVTDMDRSRAFYAAVLENDLTLEESGPNPIAMFAAQDRMASGHVYPGRPAAPGTGPTIHLSVAAPIEDAMERVKQNGGQVVSPAISIPVGTFAYCLDPDGNSFSLFV; this comes from the coding sequence ATGGCCGTCATACCTTCAAAAGCCTCTGCTTGGTTCGAGATCCCTGTCACCGACATGGATCGGTCACGCGCCTTCTACGCCGCCGTGCTTGAGAACGATTTGACGCTTGAGGAAAGCGGCCCGAACCCGATTGCAATGTTCGCGGCGCAGGACCGAATGGCATCCGGGCATGTCTATCCCGGCAGGCCGGCGGCGCCTGGAACCGGTCCAACCATTCACCTGTCGGTCGCGGCGCCCATCGAGGATGCCATGGAGCGGGTGAAACAGAATGGCGGCCAGGTCGTTTCTCCGGCCATCTCCATTCCGGTCGGCACATTCGCCTATTGTCTCGACCCGGACGGCAACAGTTTCAGCCTTTTCGTTTGA
- a CDS encoding phosphoglycerate kinase, with product MAAFKTLDDIGNISGKRVLVRVDLNVPVAGGKVTDATRIERIAPTIAELSGKGAKVILLAHFGRPKDGPSPEFSLEPIARATAEVLGRPVAFASDCVGDTAGSAVAAMNKGDVLLLENTRFYKAEEKNDPAFTEQLAACGDIFVNDAFSAAHRAHSSTEGLARLLPAFAGRTMQAELEALEKGLGNPARPVVAIVGGAKVSTKIDLLMNLVKKVDALVIGGGMANTFLAARGTDVGKSLCEHDLAKTAKQIMIEAAEAGCAIILPVDGVVAREFKAGAACETVDIADVPADGMILDVGAKTVKTIGEWIDRAATLVWNGPLGAFEIEPFDHATVAAAKHAAARTRAGKLVSVAGGGDTVAALNHAGVADDFTYVSTAGGAFLEWMEGKPLPGVDVLKK from the coding sequence ATGGCCGCCTTCAAGACACTCGACGACATCGGCAATATCAGCGGCAAGCGCGTGCTGGTACGTGTCGACCTCAATGTTCCCGTCGCCGGCGGCAAGGTCACCGACGCCACCCGCATCGAGCGCATCGCGCCGACCATCGCGGAACTGTCCGGCAAGGGCGCCAAGGTCATCCTGCTCGCCCATTTCGGCCGCCCCAAGGATGGCCCCTCGCCTGAATTCTCGCTGGAGCCGATCGCCAGGGCCACGGCCGAGGTGCTCGGCCGCCCTGTCGCTTTCGCTTCTGATTGCGTCGGCGACACGGCGGGAAGTGCCGTGGCGGCGATGAACAAGGGCGACGTGCTGCTTCTCGAAAACACTCGCTTCTACAAAGCCGAGGAGAAGAACGATCCGGCCTTCACCGAACAGCTCGCCGCCTGTGGCGACATCTTCGTCAACGACGCCTTCTCGGCGGCGCACCGCGCCCATTCGTCGACGGAAGGCCTGGCGCGCCTGTTGCCAGCGTTTGCCGGGCGGACCATGCAGGCCGAGCTCGAAGCGCTGGAAAAGGGCCTGGGCAACCCGGCCCGCCCGGTCGTTGCCATTGTGGGCGGCGCCAAGGTCTCGACCAAGATCGACCTCTTGATGAACCTGGTGAAGAAGGTCGATGCCCTGGTCATCGGCGGCGGCATGGCCAACACCTTCCTTGCCGCGCGCGGCACCGATGTCGGAAAATCGCTGTGCGAGCATGATCTGGCCAAGACCGCCAAGCAGATCATGATCGAGGCAGCCGAAGCTGGCTGCGCCATCATCCTGCCCGTCGACGGTGTCGTCGCGAGGGAATTCAAGGCGGGCGCCGCTTGCGAGACCGTCGATATCGCCGACGTGCCGGCCGACGGCATGATCCTGGATGTCGGTGCAAAGACGGTCAAAACCATCGGCGAATGGATCGACCGCGCCGCGACGTTGGTCTGGAACGGTCCGCTCGGCGCCTTCGAGATCGAGCCGTTCGATCACGCGACCGTCGCGGCGGCAAAGCACGCGGCAGCGCGTACCAGGGCCGGCAAGCTGGTCTCGGTGGCCGGCGGCGGCGACACGGTGGCGGCCCTCAACCACGCCGGCGTCGCCGATGATTTCACCTACGTGTCGACCGCCGGCGGCGCTTTTCTGGAGTGGATGGAAGGCAAGCCACTGCCGGGCGTTGACGTTTTGAAAAAGTAA
- a CDS encoding ArnT family glycosyltransferase, which translates to MIVDQPTKRAGWSSLAQGNSQILAILVLAVISASLAFHNIDFPLGIQPDERIKVGFVAGQHHNYAHPPLMIVLARFAAWLSGASSEHDFLLAGRSVSALACVAATVLFYVVLRRYADDINAFLWACVFAVSPAIAVHAHYLKEDAVLVFAICVGLHALVRLKEHVTTVNLVYFGFALGLAVTAKYVGAGNSLVLFIVAIVYCKLSPRQGVIIAAADAVTVLAVFGVSLLTETGSRLSTVIGGLRAELKHAEMGHDLKEWFWEGYGLTHFRYHLIPGVTGPTLAIALGAIAIAIIADRNKCVAAYAGGAFLWLFMLELSPLKIVGSMRYVLPVVVYLLLAAGIACSRAVAPRSRLVATGLGLVAMLASAHAGIGYVANLDRKADTRFAAMRFLEQQGITHFLVDYQMGEPAPVTQDYRDLSSVDYLVSLKFQRYLRGGGLSEQDPRIYELAAMFRCLDGHVAAQFSKPDGDYGYVAPTVRIYDLRDARSCISQGGQ; encoded by the coding sequence ATGATCGTCGACCAGCCGACCAAGCGGGCCGGCTGGTCCAGTCTGGCGCAGGGCAATTCGCAGATTCTGGCTATTCTGGTGCTGGCGGTGATCTCGGCATCGCTTGCCTTCCACAACATCGACTTCCCGCTCGGCATCCAGCCGGACGAGCGGATCAAAGTGGGGTTTGTCGCAGGGCAGCACCACAATTACGCGCATCCCCCATTGATGATCGTATTGGCACGCTTCGCCGCATGGCTTTCCGGGGCGTCGAGCGAGCACGACTTCTTGCTGGCCGGCCGGAGTGTCAGCGCCTTGGCCTGCGTCGCGGCAACCGTCCTCTTCTATGTCGTCTTGCGGCGCTATGCGGATGACATCAATGCCTTTCTTTGGGCCTGTGTTTTCGCGGTATCGCCGGCCATCGCGGTTCATGCGCACTATCTCAAGGAAGACGCAGTCCTGGTCTTCGCCATCTGTGTTGGGCTGCATGCATTGGTGCGGTTGAAAGAACATGTCACCACCGTCAATCTTGTCTATTTCGGATTTGCGCTGGGGCTGGCCGTAACGGCAAAATATGTGGGCGCCGGCAACAGTCTCGTTCTTTTCATCGTGGCGATCGTCTACTGCAAGCTTAGTCCCAGACAAGGCGTCATCATAGCCGCGGCGGACGCGGTCACGGTATTGGCGGTATTCGGCGTATCGCTTCTGACTGAAACTGGAAGCAGGCTTTCAACCGTGATCGGCGGCCTTCGCGCGGAACTGAAGCACGCTGAAATGGGTCATGATCTCAAGGAATGGTTCTGGGAGGGCTACGGGCTCACGCATTTCCGCTACCATCTGATCCCCGGCGTCACCGGCCCGACATTGGCGATCGCCCTTGGGGCGATCGCCATCGCCATCATCGCCGACAGGAACAAGTGTGTCGCGGCCTACGCGGGCGGGGCTTTTCTCTGGCTGTTCATGCTCGAGCTCTCGCCGCTCAAGATTGTCGGCTCGATGCGCTACGTCTTGCCGGTGGTTGTCTATCTACTACTGGCAGCCGGTATCGCCTGCTCCAGGGCGGTTGCGCCTCGAAGCCGGCTGGTCGCAACCGGACTTGGGCTTGTCGCCATGCTGGCAAGCGCACATGCCGGCATTGGCTATGTCGCGAACCTGGACCGGAAAGCGGATACCCGATTTGCAGCAATGCGTTTCCTGGAACAGCAGGGCATCACGCATTTCCTGGTGGATTACCAGATGGGAGAGCCGGCGCCGGTAACCCAGGATTACCGTGATCTTTCGTCTGTCGATTACCTCGTATCGCTAAAGTTCCAGCGATACCTGCGTGGCGGAGGGTTGAGCGAGCAAGACCCGAGAATATATGAGCTTGCCGCCATGTTCCGCTGTCTCGATGGGCATGTCGCAGCGCAATTTTCGAAACCAGATGGGGACTATGGCTACGTCGCGCCGACTGTCAGGATCTATGATCTGCGCGATGCGCGATCTTGTATCTCCCAGGGCGGACAGTAG
- a CDS encoding helix-turn-helix transcriptional regulator, whose amino-acid sequence MIHHSLNEIAALIGVIYEAAYDRSRWQKVVTDLGDLFDGSRTCISRFRRNSVDAVMSVADPDLLSQETIEALLRDPIYGTSKAEPVGVACRRPSAADEAAFREREIWLNCFRPRDMHHGIACNLASSSDAYWFVDIQRGARQPAFEDADVDLLQKIAPHILRAGQIGRNFQAGSLLALSFSHLPFGVVVVDGHQRIVQMNEAAETILAHPGSLLRASGDEIQAANFKDAQPLRKLVANACAAYDDLMPGKGGTLLLRGDREQPDRPELLASITPFVHAPAYGLAPEHCAMIMLREVSFQVSDGFADHIRILFELTPAEATLAAALAAGYSLKDAAASSGITVKTSRTYLERIFAKTRTRQQSQLVALLKSTEPFR is encoded by the coding sequence ATGATCCACCACAGCCTCAATGAAATCGCGGCCTTGATCGGGGTAATTTATGAAGCGGCCTATGATCGGAGCCGCTGGCAGAAGGTCGTGACGGATCTGGGCGATCTGTTCGACGGTTCGCGAACCTGCATATCGCGTTTCAGGCGGAACAGCGTCGATGCGGTGATGTCCGTTGCCGATCCGGACCTGCTCTCGCAGGAGACGATCGAAGCCCTTCTGCGGGATCCGATTTACGGTACTTCGAAGGCCGAGCCCGTCGGTGTGGCCTGTCGCCGGCCGTCGGCCGCCGATGAGGCGGCATTTCGCGAGCGTGAGATCTGGCTGAATTGTTTCAGGCCGCGCGACATGCATCACGGAATAGCCTGCAACCTCGCGAGCTCAAGCGACGCCTATTGGTTCGTCGACATACAGCGCGGCGCAAGGCAGCCTGCCTTCGAGGATGCGGATGTCGATCTGCTGCAGAAAATCGCGCCGCACATATTGCGCGCCGGCCAGATTGGCCGGAATTTCCAGGCGGGTTCCTTGCTCGCTTTATCGTTCTCGCATCTCCCCTTCGGGGTCGTCGTTGTCGATGGTCACCAGCGGATCGTGCAGATGAACGAGGCCGCCGAGACGATTCTGGCGCATCCCGGCAGCCTGCTTCGCGCGTCCGGCGACGAGATCCAGGCAGCCAATTTCAAGGACGCCCAGCCGCTCCGGAAACTCGTCGCGAATGCCTGCGCGGCATATGATGATCTCATGCCCGGCAAAGGCGGTACGCTCCTGCTTCGGGGCGATCGCGAGCAGCCCGACCGCCCGGAACTGCTGGCCTCCATCACGCCGTTCGTTCATGCCCCGGCCTATGGCCTGGCGCCTGAACACTGCGCGATGATCATGCTTCGGGAAGTCTCATTCCAGGTGAGCGACGGCTTTGCCGACCATATTCGTATCCTGTTCGAGCTGACGCCGGCGGAAGCCACGCTGGCCGCGGCTCTTGCCGCCGGATATTCCCTGAAGGACGCGGCGGCGAGTTCCGGCATCACGGTCAAGACCAGCCGGACGTATCTCGAAAGGATATTCGCCAAGACGAGGACCCGCCAGCAAAGTCAGCTCGTCGCGCTGCTCAAGAGCACCGAGCCGTTTCGATGA
- a CDS encoding DUF1013 domain-containing protein encodes MANTLLMPKATAVWLVDNTALSFEQIAQFCGLHPLEVKAIADGESAQGIKGMDPIMTGQLTRDEIARAEKDANQRLKLSEPKVRVPESKRKGPRYTPLSKRQDRPNAILWLVRNHPELKDAQISRLVGTTKSTIEQIRDRKHWNSANLQPMDPVTLGLASQIDLDMEVNRASRGREQAQPVGDTLLPAALTERLVPTPEKPKDEDAELDANAVFAKLSALKSKNTDADDDE; translated from the coding sequence ATGGCCAATACGCTGTTGATGCCCAAGGCGACCGCCGTCTGGCTGGTCGACAACACCGCGCTTTCCTTCGAGCAGATCGCGCAGTTCTGCGGGTTGCATCCGCTCGAAGTCAAGGCGATCGCCGACGGCGAATCGGCCCAGGGCATCAAGGGCATGGACCCGATCATGACCGGCCAGTTGACCCGTGACGAGATCGCGCGCGCCGAGAAAGACGCCAATCAGCGGCTGAAGCTGTCCGAACCCAAGGTGCGGGTGCCGGAATCCAAGCGCAAGGGTCCGCGCTACACGCCGCTGTCGAAGCGTCAGGACCGTCCCAACGCCATCCTCTGGCTGGTGCGCAACCATCCCGAACTCAAGGATGCGCAGATTTCGCGCCTCGTCGGCACCACCAAGTCGACGATCGAGCAGATCCGCGACCGCAAGCACTGGAACTCGGCCAATTTGCAGCCGATGGACCCGGTGACGCTGGGCCTTGCTTCACAGATCGACCTCGACATGGAAGTCAACCGCGCCTCGCGTGGTCGCGAGCAGGCGCAGCCGGTCGGCGACACGCTGCTGCCGGCGGCATTGACCGAACGTCTGGTGCCAACGCCGGAGAAGCCGAAGGACGAGGATGCTGAGCTCGACGCCAACGCCGTCTTCGCCAAGCTGTCGGCGCTGAAGTCCAAGAACACGGACGCCGACGACGACGAATGA
- a CDS encoding helix-turn-helix transcriptional regulator, with product MRRADRLFQIVQHLRGGRLVTAQKLGTWLEVSERTIYRDIADLQSTGVPIDGEAGVGYMMREGFDLPPLMFTRDEIVALVAGARMVRAFGGAAMARAADEALVKIGAVLPDAEKDRIARTEIHTPMWVVSDAAREAIDLIERAVEKRQVLTIDYCDEAGRGTARDIRPLGLWFWGKVWTLVAWCEMRDDFRAFRIDRIASVIIAGRIFKPERGKQLADFYRAVERSEDYGMAPDRAART from the coding sequence ATGCGCCGTGCCGACAGGCTCTTTCAAATCGTGCAGCATTTACGCGGTGGTCGTCTGGTCACCGCCCAGAAGCTGGGCACGTGGCTCGAGGTTTCCGAGCGAACGATCTACCGCGACATAGCCGACCTGCAGTCGACGGGGGTGCCGATCGACGGCGAGGCCGGCGTTGGCTACATGATGAGGGAGGGTTTCGACCTTCCGCCGCTGATGTTCACGCGTGACGAGATCGTCGCGCTGGTCGCCGGTGCCCGCATGGTGCGTGCGTTTGGCGGCGCCGCCATGGCGAGGGCGGCCGACGAGGCGCTGGTGAAGATCGGCGCCGTACTGCCAGACGCCGAGAAGGACCGCATCGCCCGCACCGAAATCCACACGCCGATGTGGGTGGTGAGCGACGCTGCTCGCGAAGCGATCGACTTGATCGAGCGCGCCGTGGAGAAACGCCAGGTGCTGACCATCGACTATTGCGACGAGGCCGGCCGCGGCACCGCGCGCGATATCCGTCCGCTCGGCCTGTGGTTCTGGGGCAAGGTTTGGACGCTGGTCGCCTGGTGCGAGATGCGCGATGATTTCCGCGCCTTCCGCATCGACCGCATCGCCTCGGTCATCATCGCCGGCCGCATCTTCAAGCCGGAGCGCGGCAAGCAGCTGGCCGACTTCTACCGGGCGGTGGAGCGCAGCGAGGACTACGGCATGGCGCCGGACCGCGCGGCGCGAACCTGA
- a CDS encoding SGNH/GDSL hydrolase family protein, with amino-acid sequence MRRFLALLTWLAFPIYIWQGLGVRRRTSRMLPAQGPVMHDLPGKAPAISLLVLGDSSAASVGIGNSENGLAAQLAVLISQSTGRAVRWRAAGFNSATSGQIRDHVLPNLSADPWTHIVLAIGTNDTKNFHSVPRFKKDFGGLLYALRAKWPEARVVWSPVLEFTRAPAMPSLLGKILEIRAVEMNRMGERLCLERGAVPAPRLPITNPEAGFASDGFHASEAGYRAWAEHLVGLVLAD; translated from the coding sequence ATGCGACGCTTTCTGGCCCTTCTCACCTGGCTCGCCTTCCCCATCTATATCTGGCAGGGATTGGGGGTGCGCCGCCGCACCTCGCGCATGCTGCCGGCGCAGGGACCGGTCATGCATGATCTCCCAGGCAAGGCGCCGGCGATCTCGCTGCTTGTCCTGGGTGATTCCTCAGCCGCCTCCGTCGGCATCGGCAATTCCGAAAACGGGCTTGCCGCGCAACTCGCCGTCCTGATTTCGCAGAGCACCGGCCGCGCCGTACGCTGGCGCGCCGCCGGCTTCAACTCGGCAACGTCAGGCCAGATCCGCGATCACGTCCTGCCCAATCTCTCGGCCGACCCGTGGACGCATATCGTGCTGGCCATCGGCACCAACGACACCAAGAATTTTCATTCGGTGCCCCGCTTCAAGAAGGATTTTGGCGGCCTGCTCTACGCGCTGCGCGCCAAATGGCCGGAAGCGCGCGTGGTGTGGTCGCCGGTGCTGGAATTCACCCGAGCGCCCGCCATGCCGTCATTGCTCGGCAAGATCCTCGAAATCCGCGCCGTCGAGATGAACCGGATGGGCGAACGCCTTTGCCTGGAGCGCGGCGCGGTGCCGGCGCCGCGCCTGCCGATCACCAATCCCGAGGCCGGCTTTGCTTCCGACGGCTTTCACGCCTCGGAAGCCGGTTATCGGGCCTGGGCGGAGCATCTCGTCGGACTGGTCCTTGCCGACTGA
- a CDS encoding class I fructose-bisphosphate aldolase, protein MSERLEDIAAAIVAGGKGLLAADESSGTIKKRFDVIGVESTADSRRDYREMMFRAKDAMTKYISGVILYDETIRQKAADGTPLVDIIKAAGAIPGIKVDAGAKPLAGFPGDTITEGLDGLRERLADYYKLGARFAKWRAVIDIDTTKGVPSANSIGSNTHALARYAALCQEAGIVPIVEPEVLMDGAHDIDTCYQVSKATLLKLYDELNAAGVVLEGTILKPNMVIAGKKSGKTNSPQEIAEKTIKLFSETVPVAVPGIAFLSGGQSDEEATANLNAINAIGPHPWKLTFSYGRALQAAPQKAWSGKASNVAAGQAAFTHRAHMNHLAALGKWKPSLEQAA, encoded by the coding sequence ATGAGCGAACGTCTCGAAGACATTGCCGCAGCGATCGTGGCGGGTGGCAAGGGCCTGCTGGCCGCCGACGAAAGTTCCGGCACCATCAAGAAACGCTTCGACGTCATCGGCGTCGAATCGACGGCCGACAGCCGCCGCGACTATCGCGAGATGATGTTTCGCGCCAAGGACGCGATGACCAAGTACATTTCCGGCGTCATCCTCTACGATGAGACCATCCGCCAGAAGGCCGCCGACGGCACGCCGCTGGTCGATATCATCAAGGCGGCGGGCGCCATTCCCGGCATCAAGGTCGACGCCGGCGCAAAACCCCTGGCAGGCTTTCCCGGCGACACGATCACCGAGGGCCTCGACGGCCTGCGCGAACGCCTTGCCGATTACTACAAGCTCGGCGCACGCTTTGCCAAATGGCGCGCTGTGATCGACATCGACACCACCAAGGGCGTTCCATCAGCCAATTCTATCGGCTCCAACACCCATGCGCTCGCCCGCTATGCAGCACTTTGCCAGGAGGCCGGCATCGTGCCGATCGTCGAGCCGGAAGTGCTGATGGACGGCGCCCACGACATCGACACCTGCTACCAGGTCTCGAAGGCAACGCTGCTGAAGCTCTACGATGAGCTCAACGCGGCAGGCGTTGTGCTGGAGGGTACCATCCTGAAGCCAAACATGGTCATCGCGGGCAAGAAGTCGGGCAAGACCAACAGCCCGCAGGAGATCGCCGAGAAGACGATCAAGCTGTTTAGCGAAACCGTGCCCGTCGCGGTGCCAGGCATCGCCTTCCTGTCGGGCGGTCAGTCGGACGAGGAAGCGACCGCCAACCTCAACGCCATCAATGCCATCGGGCCGCACCCGTGGAAGCTGACCTTCTCTTACGGCCGCGCCCTGCAGGCGGCCCCGCAGAAGGCCTGGAGCGGCAAGGCGTCGAACGTGGCCGCCGGCCAGGCCGCCTTCACCCACCGCGCCCACATGAACCATCTGGCGGCGCTTGGAAAATGGAAGCCGAGCCTGGAACAGGCCGCCTGA
- a CDS encoding DJ-1/PfpI family protein — translation MPEQKKIGILFIEGFADWEYGLLAASAVEWFGARTVSLTPDGKPVSGISGFRLTPERSANVDDNADLHAVAVIGSEQWFGKTPPDTNDLLTAVGQRGGVVGGICAGTLALARAGLFDRASHTSNGRDWINEKQPGYPGAANYQDVPHAVADGTIVSAPGSAPGTFALAFLKALYPERSGDLAQMRTMFAKEYAEAS, via the coding sequence ATGCCAGAACAGAAGAAAATCGGCATCCTTTTCATCGAAGGCTTCGCCGACTGGGAATATGGGCTGCTGGCAGCCTCGGCGGTCGAATGGTTCGGTGCACGCACCGTGTCGCTGACGCCGGACGGCAAGCCGGTGAGCGGGATCAGCGGTTTTCGGCTCACGCCCGAACGCTCGGCCAATGTCGACGACAATGCCGATCTCCACGCCGTCGCGGTGATCGGCTCCGAGCAATGGTTCGGCAAGACGCCTCCTGATACCAATGACTTACTCACGGCCGTCGGGCAGCGCGGTGGCGTGGTCGGCGGCATCTGTGCCGGAACGCTGGCGCTCGCCCGTGCCGGCCTGTTCGACCGGGCCAGCCACACCAGCAACGGCCGCGACTGGATCAACGAAAAGCAACCCGGCTATCCGGGTGCCGCAAACTATCAGGACGTGCCGCATGCCGTTGCGGACGGCACGATCGTTTCAGCGCCGGGTTCGGCGCCCGGCACGTTCGCCCTTGCTTTCCTGAAAGCGCTCTACCCGGAACGGAGCGGTGATCTCGCCCAGATGCGTACGATGTTCGCCAAGGAATATGCCGAAGCCTCCTGA